In one bacterium genomic region, the following are encoded:
- a CDS encoding DUF268 domain-containing protein, which produces MYKQFRKEVRNYKKELESYHKLISSLDMNIEIEKFPQLDDRTTETGFDAHYTYQGPWVMRKLIQAKPKKHIDVGSWVTYLGFFSALQPTEFVDIRPARLDIPGLSPKAGSVLDLPFKPNSVLSLSCLHVVEHVGLGRYGDPLDPEGTTKAITALTEAIAKNGNLYLSLPVGKEVTYFNAHRVTNPAKVVDLCKPLKLKQLSAVMDDGRYIERATTKQLANQKYALGLYHFVKE; this is translated from the coding sequence ATGTATAAACAGTTTAGAAAAGAAGTCAGAAATTACAAAAAAGAATTAGAATCTTATCATAAATTGATATCTAGCTTGGATATGAATATAGAAATTGAAAAATTTCCACAGCTAGATGATCGTACGACTGAAACTGGGTTTGATGCACATTATACATATCAGGGGCCATGGGTGATGAGGAAATTAATCCAAGCTAAACCCAAAAAGCATATAGATGTTGGTTCTTGGGTGACGTATTTAGGTTTTTTTTCTGCCCTACAACCTACAGAGTTTGTTGATATTCGTCCCGCTAGATTGGATATTCCAGGGCTATCACCTAAGGCTGGATCAGTCTTAGATTTGCCATTTAAGCCAAACTCAGTTTTATCACTTAGCTGCTTGCATGTCGTTGAGCATGTCGGGCTAGGTCGATATGGCGACCCATTAGACCCAGAGGGTACCACAAAAGCAATTACTGCGCTTACAGAAGCTATTGCTAAGAATGGTAATCTCTACTTATCGCTACCGGTTGGCAAGGAGGTGACTTATTTTAATGCACATCGAGTTACTAACCCAGCTAAAGTAGTAGATTTGTGTAAGCCACTAAAACTCAAGCAACTTTCGGCTGTTATGGATGATGGCCGATATATAGAGAGAGCCACGACTAAGCAGTTGGCCAACCAAAAATATGCATTGGGGTTATATCATTTTGTTAAAGAATAA
- a CDS encoding ATP-binding cassette domain-containing protein — translation MSKIKPAIEIKGLSKAYMIGHEKEAMAGTMTFRDSLTNMVRKPIELITGHQLKKEKFWALKDVNLKIERGDVVGIIGRNGSGKSTLLKVLSRIVEPTKGEVIMRGRVASLLEVGTGFHPELTGRENVYFNGAILGMTRKEIQSKFDEIVAFSEVEKFLDTPVKFYSSGMYVRLAFAVAAHLDPDILIVDEVLAVGDAAFQKKCLGKMRDVAGQGRTVLFVSHSMDSVRKLCTKGIFIKDGKIESTGNINTVIQDYMSFNGENRSIWTTKEYNLDKNEYLEISKASLSFKNHLVKGSVRNNQEITVKVTGKIYKQSASLNIGLAVYDIDGNIIFWTFTTDMANDEKDKSMPTGSFEAQTVFPTNILNEGDYIIEILASLHNQRWLLEPGGNVPTLSFSIKGGLSNSPYWQDKRPGIIAPVLDWNISK, via the coding sequence ATGAGCAAAATTAAACCAGCTATTGAAATTAAAGGTCTTTCCAAGGCATACATGATTGGTCATGAAAAAGAAGCAATGGCTGGTACGATGACTTTTCGAGATTCTCTTACTAATATGGTGCGAAAGCCAATCGAGCTAATCACCGGTCATCAGCTTAAAAAAGAAAAGTTTTGGGCGCTAAAGGACGTAAATCTTAAGATAGAGCGCGGTGATGTAGTTGGTATTATTGGTCGCAATGGATCGGGTAAATCGACACTACTAAAGGTGCTCTCGCGCATCGTTGAGCCCACCAAGGGGGAAGTGATTATGCGGGGTCGGGTAGCTAGCCTTTTGGAGGTTGGTACTGGCTTTCATCCAGAGCTGACTGGACGAGAAAATGTTTATTTTAATGGTGCTATACTCGGCATGACGCGTAAAGAGATACAATCTAAGTTTGATGAAATTGTTGCTTTTTCAGAAGTAGAAAAGTTTTTGGATACACCGGTAAAGTTTTATTCATCGGGTATGTATGTGCGGCTTGCATTTGCGGTAGCAGCTCATCTCGATCCAGATATCTTAATAGTTGATGAAGTGTTAGCTGTGGGTGATGCGGCTTTTCAAAAGAAGTGTTTAGGGAAGATGCGCGATGTGGCAGGGCAAGGCAGAACGGTGCTGTTTGTGAGCCATAGTATGGACTCGGTTCGAAAACTGTGCACAAAGGGTATATTTATTAAAGATGGTAAGATTGAATCGACAGGTAATATCAATACAGTCATTCAAGACTACATGAGTTTCAATGGTGAGAATAGATCTATTTGGACGACAAAAGAATATAATCTTGATAAGAATGAGTATCTGGAGATATCAAAAGCTAGCTTATCTTTTAAAAACCATCTTGTAAAAGGCAGTGTTCGTAATAATCAAGAGATTACAGTAAAAGTTACTGGTAAAATTTATAAACAAAGTGCCAGCCTCAATATTGGCTTAGCAGTTTATGATATAGATGGTAATATTATTTTTTGGACATTTACTACCGATATGGCCAATGACGAAAAAGACAAGAGTATGCCTACAGGAAGTTTTGAAGCACAAACAGTGTTTCCGACAAATATACTAAATGAGGGTGATTATATTATTGAGATTTTGGCTAGCTTACATAATCAAAGATGGTTACTTGAGCCAGGTGGTAATGTGCCAACATTAAGCTTTTCTATTAAGGGTGGGTTGAGTAATTCGCCATATTGGCAAGATAAGCGACCTGGTATTATAGCTCCAGTACTTGATTGGAATATATCAAAATAA
- a CDS encoding glycosyltransferase family 4 protein — protein MNKKPYMLYVGGTDSRKNLMQLVDMYEEALKRGANVDLVFIGYDFEQSKFYDTARLLKHIDKSPVKKRIKVIGYADDADLATYYSQAQALLFASEYEGFGMPILEAMQSGCPVICFKNSSIPEVAGDAAIMVSTADDFIDGIVELAKSEKLHQELVRKGKKQAAGFTWENTAMLTLKALENSADKKSINR, from the coding sequence ATGAACAAAAAGCCTTACATGCTCTATGTGGGCGGGACTGATTCCCGAAAAAACCTCATGCAATTAGTAGATATGTACGAAGAAGCACTTAAGCGCGGAGCTAATGTCGATTTAGTTTTTATTGGCTATGATTTTGAGCAGTCTAAATTTTACGACACGGCTCGTTTGTTAAAGCACATAGACAAATCCCCAGTAAAGAAAAGAATAAAAGTCATTGGGTATGCGGATGATGCTGATTTGGCTACATATTACTCGCAGGCTCAAGCACTATTGTTTGCCTCGGAATATGAGGGCTTTGGTATGCCAATCTTAGAGGCGATGCAATCAGGCTGTCCGGTAATATGCTTTAAAAACTCGTCGATACCAGAGGTGGCAGGTGATGCTGCAATAATGGTTAGCACGGCAGATGATTTTATTGATGGTATTGTTGAGCTTGCTAAGTCTGAAAAGCTACACCAAGAGCTTGTTCGTAAGGGTAAAAAACAAGCAGCAGGCTTTACTTGGGAGAACACTGCCATGCTTACACTCAAAGCCCTGGAAAATTCAGCCGATAAAAAGAGTATTAACCGATAA
- the gmd gene encoding GDP-mannose 4,6-dehydratase: MAKKALITGITGQDGSYLAELLLDKGYEVHGIMRRNSTFTTGRIEHIFDDIQMHYGDLADSSSLQHIIANIQPDEVYNLAAQSHVKVSFDVPEYTADVTGTGTLRLLEAIRTSAPQAKFYQASSSEMFGKVLEVPQTEKTPFYPRSPYGAAKVYSYWITKNYRESYDMFACNGILFNHESPRRGETFVTRKITRAVAAIKAGKQDKLFLGNLDAKRDWGFAGDYVEAMWLMLQADKPDDYVVATNETHSVKEFCQIAFNHVGLDWEKYVEVSEKYFRPAEVDLLIGDPAHAKKQLKWEPKVSFEELVKMMVDADLTELS; the protein is encoded by the coding sequence GTGGCAAAAAAAGCACTTATAACAGGAATTACCGGTCAAGACGGTTCATATTTAGCCGAATTACTTCTAGATAAAGGCTATGAGGTGCACGGTATTATGCGCCGAAACAGTACTTTTACTACTGGTCGGATTGAACATATCTTTGATGATATCCAAATGCACTATGGTGATTTAGCAGACTCCAGCTCGCTCCAGCATATCATCGCCAATATTCAGCCGGATGAAGTTTATAATCTAGCCGCCCAGAGCCATGTAAAAGTTTCTTTTGATGTACCGGAATATACCGCCGATGTCACCGGCACTGGCACCTTGCGACTATTAGAAGCTATCCGTACTTCCGCACCACAAGCCAAATTTTATCAAGCTAGCTCCAGCGAGATGTTTGGCAAAGTTTTGGAAGTGCCACAAACCGAAAAGACGCCCTTCTACCCTCGCTCACCCTACGGTGCTGCTAAGGTCTATTCTTACTGGATCACCAAAAATTACCGCGAGAGTTATGATATGTTTGCCTGCAACGGTATTTTATTCAATCACGAAAGTCCGCGCCGTGGCGAAACATTTGTAACCCGTAAAATTACTCGAGCGGTGGCCGCCATTAAAGCCGGCAAGCAAGATAAGCTCTTCCTCGGTAATCTGGACGCTAAACGCGACTGGGGCTTTGCTGGCGATTATGTAGAAGCTATGTGGCTTATGCTACAGGCCGATAAGCCAGATGACTATGTGGTGGCAACAAATGAAACGCACTCCGTAAAAGAGTTCTGTCAGATCGCCTTTAATCACGTAGGTCTGGACTGGGAAAAGTACGTGGAAGTCAGCGAGAAATACTTCCGCCCGGCTGAAGTCGACCTGCTCATCGGTGACCCGGCCCATGCCAAAAAACAGCTCAAATGGGAACCAAAAGTAAGTTTTGAAGAGCTCGTGAAGATGATGGTTGATGCCGACTTAACTGAACTCAGCTGA
- a CDS encoding ABC transporter permease: protein MEHVVVIRPKKRLAIDWKELKEYRELFFYFAWRDVKVRYKQTAIGILWAVLQPFIQMVVFTLFFNKAVGIETGSAVPYAIFSYTGLLFWNYFSQALQRSANSLVDNQAVVTKVYFPRIIPPISSTIVSFIDFCFASIIFVGLMIYFQFTPSLLGILLVIPAIFVTFLAATGPGLFLAAVNVKYRDVKQALPFLIQLGLFLTPVIYPVTAIPERFQWLLYLNPMTGVINAMRASFLGAGEIDWPLTALSVIVAVLLFIGGLYYFKGREKEFADII, encoded by the coding sequence ATGGAACACGTTGTAGTTATTCGTCCTAAGAAACGACTTGCGATCGACTGGAAGGAGCTCAAGGAATACCGCGAGCTCTTCTTCTACTTTGCTTGGCGCGATGTTAAGGTTCGCTACAAGCAAACCGCCATCGGTATTCTATGGGCAGTCTTACAACCATTTATCCAGATGGTGGTGTTTACACTGTTCTTCAATAAGGCGGTCGGTATCGAAACTGGCTCAGCCGTCCCGTATGCGATTTTTTCCTACACTGGCCTTTTGTTTTGGAACTATTTTTCGCAAGCCTTGCAGCGTTCGGCCAATAGCCTGGTAGATAATCAAGCGGTGGTTACCAAGGTGTATTTCCCGCGTATTATTCCGCCAATCTCTTCAACAATTGTTTCGTTCATAGATTTCTGTTTTGCCTCAATTATTTTTGTTGGGCTGATGATTTATTTTCAATTTACACCATCTTTGCTTGGAATTTTACTGGTTATTCCAGCTATTTTTGTGACGTTTCTGGCCGCCACTGGCCCAGGTCTATTTCTAGCTGCAGTTAATGTAAAGTATCGTGACGTGAAGCAAGCTCTGCCATTTTTAATACAGCTTGGTCTTTTTCTCACACCGGTTATTTATCCTGTTACGGCTATCCCAGAGCGCTTTCAGTGGCTACTATATTTAAATCCAATGACCGGTGTGATTAATGCTATGCGAGCGAGTTTTCTGGGCGCCGGAGAAATTGATTGGCCTCTCACGGCCCTATCGGTAATTGTGGCAGTACTATTATTTATTGGTGGCCTGTATTACTTTAAGGGTCGCGAAAAGGAATTTGCGGATATTATATGA
- a CDS encoding class I SAM-dependent methyltransferase, protein MQFPNKVKSIKDGDKVLEIGPGGNPFNRSDIYLELKLSEKELAAQRGYAQKPILNGKVVYYDGKKFPFKDNEFDYVICSHVIEHVPDVKKFLSEMFRVSKSGYIEYPTIYYEYLYNFDVHLNFMKFDHASSTMRYLPKSKTNLQEFSPVQKIMRESLEKGHVELVDSLKDIMFEGFEWSKKFGIEEVDTVSKIAFIDNSIEVYSVNQGYIGKRRRLKLLLKKLVS, encoded by the coding sequence ATGCAATTTCCAAACAAAGTAAAAAGCATAAAAGATGGTGATAAAGTTCTTGAAATAGGGCCGGGCGGTAATCCATTTAATAGATCTGATATTTATCTAGAATTGAAGTTATCTGAAAAAGAATTGGCAGCCCAGCGTGGGTACGCTCAAAAACCTATTCTTAATGGTAAAGTTGTGTACTATGATGGAAAAAAATTTCCTTTTAAGGATAATGAATTTGACTATGTAATATGTTCACATGTAATAGAGCATGTGCCTGATGTGAAAAAATTCTTATCAGAGATGTTTAGGGTTTCAAAGAGTGGGTATATTGAATACCCCACAATATACTATGAATATCTTTACAATTTTGATGTGCATTTAAATTTTATGAAATTCGATCACGCTTCAAGTACCATGAGGTATTTGCCAAAATCTAAAACTAATCTGCAAGAGTTTTCGCCGGTTCAGAAAATAATGCGTGAATCTTTAGAGAAGGGACACGTAGAATTAGTTGATAGTTTAAAAGATATTATGTTTGAAGGGTTTGAGTGGTCTAAGAAATTTGGTATAGAAGAAGTGGATACCGTGAGTAAAATTGCTTTTATAGACAATAGTATTGAAGTTTATAGCGTAAATCAAGGATACATCGGTAAGCGTAGACGATTGAAATTACTGCTAAAAAAATTAGTGAGTTAG
- a CDS encoding alpha-1,2-fucosyltransferase, producing MILVQLQGGLGNQMFQYAAARALAERNHTNVLLDLSWFEQSFDETTTPRHYELDCFSLDKGTEKFQNTARQKIQSRLAKKYTEPHFHYDPVFVNLPKNTVLNGYFQSERYFKNIHNILLQDFSWAKDPTGKNKELLNVIKKDASSVSVHVRRGDYVSNKNAAKFHGLTGVDYYKAAVGKISKQVKNPNLYVFSDDPDWCKKNLKFTQATTYISHNTDGAEDMRLMCECRHNIIANSSFSWWGAWLNTNSDKIVIGPKQWFSGPDNNTKDVLPKSWQKI from the coding sequence GTGATACTAGTCCAGCTCCAAGGCGGTCTCGGCAATCAGATGTTCCAATATGCTGCTGCGCGTGCTTTGGCGGAACGCAATCATACAAATGTGCTACTGGACTTATCTTGGTTTGAGCAGAGTTTTGATGAAACTACAACGCCAAGGCACTATGAGTTGGACTGCTTCTCTCTAGATAAGGGGACAGAAAAATTTCAAAATACGGCCCGTCAAAAAATACAATCTCGTCTAGCAAAAAAATATACTGAACCACACTTTCATTATGATCCGGTATTTGTAAATCTACCCAAAAATACTGTACTAAATGGCTATTTTCAGAGTGAGAGGTATTTCAAAAATATTCACAATATTCTATTGCAAGATTTTTCTTGGGCTAAAGATCCTACCGGGAAAAATAAAGAATTACTTAATGTGATTAAAAAAGATGCTTCAAGTGTTTCAGTGCATGTCCGTCGTGGTGATTATGTCTCAAATAAAAACGCAGCAAAATTTCATGGCTTGACGGGTGTGGATTACTATAAGGCAGCAGTTGGTAAAATATCAAAGCAAGTAAAAAATCCAAATCTGTATGTATTTTCGGATGACCCCGATTGGTGTAAGAAGAATTTAAAATTTACTCAGGCTACTACATATATTTCCCACAATACTGATGGCGCGGAAGATATGCGGCTGATGTGTGAGTGTCGACATAATATTATTGCTAATTCAAGCTTTTCTTGGTGGGGAGCGTGGCTTAATACAAACTCTGATAAAATTGTAATAGGACCAAAGCAGTGGTTTTCTGGGCCGGATAACAATACTAAAGACGTTCTACCAAAGTCATGGCAAAAGATTTAA
- a CDS encoding glycosyltransferase family 4 protein, translating to MRVAIYHNLPDGGAIRALHELVKHSYEEVDYDLYQLFPANDASRYNFRPYVKKYKSYDFSYDPSRLDMFIEIVTRFAKLRRIQKNIADEIDSKKYDAVFVHHCAIAQTPFLMQYLKTKNLYFIQEPRRLSFEQDFYNKSKEMIPKALQAPWIIRQKILKDLDVANARKCSAALCNSKYAQGNITKAYGIDAEVCYLGIDQERFFYAKSTKKNQIVVVGTLHPAKGQDLAIRALSKVKAMHGVRLVFVYENYDTRYKQELEVLSKKLGMIIEFRQGVTDGQLAKIYRESIVTLAVATKEPFGFTPIESAACGTPTVAVNEGGYLETVNQGVNGLLCEREVDPLARAIDEAIQTEWSPSKMSKEARAHWSWQASAKTYLTVLRSLIDG from the coding sequence ATGCGTGTAGCTATTTATCACAATCTACCAGATGGAGGAGCCATAAGGGCACTTCACGAACTAGTTAAGCACTCTTATGAAGAAGTTGACTACGATTTGTACCAACTTTTTCCAGCTAATGATGCATCTCGTTACAATTTTCGACCATATGTAAAAAAATATAAAAGCTATGATTTTAGCTATGATCCTTCAAGATTAGATATGTTTATAGAAATAGTAACGCGGTTCGCAAAGTTACGTCGTATACAGAAAAATATTGCCGATGAGATTGACAGTAAAAAGTATGATGCAGTATTTGTCCATCACTGTGCAATAGCGCAAACACCATTTTTGATGCAATATCTAAAAACTAAGAACCTATATTTTATCCAGGAGCCCAGGCGTTTAAGCTTTGAACAAGATTTTTATAATAAATCAAAAGAGATGATTCCCAAGGCTCTTCAAGCACCGTGGATTATTCGGCAAAAAATACTGAAAGACCTAGATGTGGCAAATGCTCGTAAGTGTTCGGCTGCACTTTGTAATTCAAAGTATGCGCAAGGAAATATTACTAAGGCTTATGGTATTGATGCTGAGGTGTGTTACTTGGGTATAGATCAAGAAAGATTCTTTTACGCTAAGTCAACCAAAAAAAACCAGATCGTTGTAGTTGGTACACTACATCCTGCTAAGGGTCAGGATTTAGCGATCAGGGCTTTATCGAAAGTTAAAGCTATGCATGGAGTAAGGCTAGTTTTTGTTTACGAAAATTATGATACAAGATACAAGCAAGAATTAGAGGTACTTTCAAAAAAGCTTGGCATGATAATTGAATTTAGACAAGGCGTTACAGATGGGCAGCTAGCAAAAATATATAGGGAGAGTATCGTAACGCTTGCTGTGGCCACGAAAGAGCCGTTTGGCTTTACCCCTATAGAATCAGCTGCATGCGGAACACCGACTGTAGCAGTAAATGAGGGAGGGTATCTGGAGACCGTCAATCAAGGTGTAAACGGATTATTATGCGAAAGAGAAGTAGACCCTCTAGCCCGTGCTATTGATGAAGCAATTCAAACTGAGTGGAGTCCAAGTAAAATGAGTAAGGAAGCTAGGGCTCATTGGAGCTGGCAAGCTTCGGCTAAGACCTATCTGACTGTGTTAAGGAGTCTAATAGATGGTTAA
- a CDS encoding methyltransferase domain-containing protein, with protein sequence MFSKSRVGTKNQSNREEWLEATLKKIPKGKHILDAGAGELQYKKFCEHLKYTSQDFGQYDGRGNDNGLQTQSWDNSKLDIVSDIASIPVKDNEFDAVMCIEVLEHIPHPVEAIKEFARIIKPGGYLVLTAPVSSLTHFAPYYFYNGYSHYWYEKYLADFGFKIEDLDFNGNWFEAVAQEMRRIPHIINEYSKGASWKKSDQLALNKLLSTMEDASSKNSGSEELHSHGIHVLARKKRR encoded by the coding sequence ATGTTCAGTAAATCTAGGGTAGGCACAAAAAATCAAAGCAATAGAGAAGAGTGGCTTGAGGCTACTTTAAAGAAGATACCAAAAGGAAAGCATATTTTAGATGCCGGGGCGGGTGAGCTGCAGTATAAGAAATTTTGTGAACACCTCAAATATACCAGTCAAGATTTTGGACAATATGACGGTAGGGGTAATGATAATGGACTGCAGACACAAAGTTGGGATAACTCAAAGCTAGATATAGTATCCGATATAGCAAGTATTCCGGTTAAAGACAATGAATTTGATGCTGTTATGTGTATTGAGGTTCTAGAGCATATTCCTCATCCTGTTGAGGCAATTAAAGAGTTTGCACGAATTATCAAGCCTGGTGGGTATTTAGTACTAACTGCTCCAGTTTCATCGTTAACGCATTTTGCACCCTATTACTTCTACAATGGGTATAGTCATTATTGGTATGAGAAATATCTTGCAGATTTTGGTTTTAAGATAGAGGACTTAGATTTTAACGGCAATTGGTTTGAAGCTGTTGCGCAGGAGATGAGGCGCATACCACATATTATCAATGAATATTCAAAAGGTGCTTCTTGGAAAAAGAGTGATCAATTAGCCTTGAATAAATTATTGTCCACGATGGAAGATGCGTCATCAAAGAATAGTGGCTCGGAAGAATTACACTCGCATGGCATCCATGTCTTAGCTAGGAAAAAACGTCGGTGA
- a CDS encoding glycosyltransferase: MKSKIRSKTPLVSVVMSVYNGEKYLREAIDSILNQTFTDFEFIIINDGSTDNTLKIIKSYKDPRIVLISRENKGQALARNAGIALARGKYIAMMDADDISLPERFEKQVDYLEGHHDIGAVSSFVQNVDSSGKPIGAWEDDVNVKTPEQIRNTIAYKNCFSHAPTIFRAKNIKHYQYRNIKAAEDYELWLRMISDGIKLAKIPEFLYLYRQHDSSTMAVAQVIDFDWRMAKMKLNFLWYRLGQFKLSMFDFRVFGAVIAHIYYWLPREAKKIIKRILFISSINNDRDKKTILLISTAKSIGGGEIYVQQIIRHLHLKYNFILLAPRQLHDKFGDGLTYRRINLPDWVYSLGLRGSYMVQSLWLRSLRLKHVDLVHMQQLDDVLTRFFNGTAPIIFTAHSRLQLKGIQLNFTKKIAMRLNATIAVAKVLNPDLKKLGLTSDRIINIPNGVDGEGLTKLKANRVCNEIIWVGRLEKNDKNPDLFLEIAKKMPQESFCMYGDGGYRDELLSIIKERNINNVYIKGFVDDTKEIYRKAKLLCLTSESEAMPLVVLEALAAGVPVVSTKVGDVEAVLSSGGGVCVSKSRADSFAKEISRILERREKYAESARENYLKNYQIQKMIAGLDKFYGKMVR, translated from the coding sequence ATGAAGTCAAAAATTAGATCCAAAACACCTCTCGTCTCCGTTGTAATGAGTGTATATAACGGTGAGAAATATTTACGTGAAGCGATAGATTCTATCCTCAATCAAACCTTCACTGATTTTGAGTTTATCATCATTAATGATGGATCGACCGATAATACGCTCAAAATTATTAAGAGCTACAAAGATCCACGTATAGTGTTAATTAGCCGAGAAAACAAAGGTCAAGCTCTTGCGCGAAACGCTGGAATTGCACTGGCAAGAGGTAAATATATCGCTATGATGGATGCTGATGATATTAGTTTGCCAGAACGATTCGAGAAACAGGTAGATTATTTAGAGGGACACCATGATATAGGTGCAGTAAGTAGCTTCGTTCAAAATGTTGATTCAAGCGGTAAGCCAATTGGTGCCTGGGAAGATGATGTTAATGTTAAGACACCTGAGCAGATCAGAAATACAATTGCCTATAAAAATTGTTTTAGTCACGCACCAACAATATTCAGAGCAAAAAATATCAAGCACTACCAATACCGAAATATCAAGGCGGCTGAAGATTATGAATTGTGGCTCAGGATGATTAGCGACGGTATCAAATTGGCAAAAATACCAGAGTTTTTATATTTATATCGACAGCATGATAGCTCTACTATGGCGGTAGCACAGGTTATAGATTTTGACTGGCGTATGGCTAAGATGAAGCTAAATTTTTTATGGTATCGGTTGGGTCAGTTTAAGCTAAGTATGTTTGATTTTCGAGTATTTGGCGCTGTTATAGCCCACATATATTATTGGCTACCTAGAGAAGCAAAGAAGATTATTAAAAGAATATTATTTATTAGTTCAATAAATAATGACCGTGATAAAAAAACTATATTACTAATATCTACAGCGAAGTCTATTGGTGGTGGAGAAATATATGTTCAACAAATAATTAGGCATCTGCATCTAAAATATAACTTTATTTTACTTGCCCCGCGCCAATTACATGATAAATTCGGGGATGGACTCACCTATCGTAGGATTAATCTGCCAGACTGGGTATATTCATTAGGTTTAAGAGGGTCGTATATGGTGCAGTCTTTATGGCTAAGGTCACTCAGGCTGAAGCATGTCGATCTGGTTCATATGCAGCAGCTTGATGATGTGTTAACACGATTTTTCAATGGTACTGCACCAATTATCTTTACTGCACATTCGCGACTTCAACTAAAAGGTATCCAATTGAACTTTACAAAGAAGATAGCTATGCGTCTTAATGCCACTATTGCTGTGGCAAAAGTATTAAATCCTGACCTTAAGAAGTTAGGACTGACCTCAGATAGGATTATAAATATACCTAATGGAGTAGATGGTGAAGGTTTAACTAAGCTTAAAGCGAATAGAGTGTGTAATGAAATAATTTGGGTCGGTCGGTTAGAAAAAAATGATAAAAATCCTGATTTATTTTTAGAGATAGCAAAAAAAATGCCACAGGAATCATTTTGTATGTATGGCGATGGAGGATATAGAGATGAGCTTCTAAGTATAATTAAAGAAAGAAATATTAATAACGTTTATATAAAGGGCTTTGTTGATGATACTAAAGAGATCTATCGCAAGGCAAAATTACTATGCTTAACTTCGGAAAGTGAGGCAATGCCATTAGTGGTGCTTGAAGCATTAGCCGCAGGTGTGCCAGTTGTATCGACAAAGGTTGGCGACGTTGAAGCTGTATTAAGCTCTGGTGGTGGAGTATGTGTATCTAAGTCGAGAGCTGATAGTTTTGCTAAGGAAATTAGTCGGATATTAGAAAGGCGTGAGAAATACGCAGAATCAGCGCGAGAGAATTATTTGAAAAATTACCAAATCCAAAAGATGATAGCCGGTCTAGATAAATTCTATGGAAAGATGGTAAGGTAG
- a CDS encoding glycosyltransferase codes for MAKDLKNKPKPKPISKPPLVSVVMSVYNGEKYLREAIDSILNQIFTDFEFIIINDGSTDDTLKIIKDYKDPRIVLISRKNKGLVASLNEGIKKARGKYIARMDADDISLPERFEKQVEYLEGHPEIDLVASQIQTFYNNRDELIVYKPITSYEIYYLLGAGSIIAHPSVIMRKNAVKKTGLYKQAMWPAEDYDLWSRIVNKSNAHNLPEVLLRYRINSQGISDTNKELQNQQTVIISGKIRKDIIGLNRLSLYIKLLYLQKSGKKLLPNYSTKNYIVGLATGVLQDIRDDTLINKLLSIKIKIILKLVASYRDEVKN; via the coding sequence ATGGCAAAAGATTTAAAGAATAAACCTAAACCTAAACCTATCTCAAAGCCACCCCTCGTCTCCGTGGTGATGAGTGTCTATAATGGTGAGAAATATTTACGTGAGGCGATAGATTCTATATTAAATCAAATCTTTACTGATTTTGAGTTTATCATCATTAATGATGGGTCGACCGATGACACTCTAAAGATCATTAAGGACTATAAAGATCCTCGTATTGTGTTAATTAGTCGTAAAAACAAAGGCTTGGTGGCATCGCTAAATGAGGGTATTAAAAAGGCTCGAGGCAAATACATTGCCCGAATGGATGCCGATGATATTAGTTTGCCAGAACGATTCGAGAAACAAGTAGAATATTTGGAGGGACATCCGGAGATCGATTTGGTGGCAAGTCAAATTCAAACTTTTTATAACAATAGAGATGAGCTTATAGTTTATAAGCCGATTACTAGCTATGAAATATATTACTTACTCGGGGCGGGTTCAATAATTGCTCATCCATCGGTGATTATGAGAAAAAATGCTGTCAAAAAAACTGGTTTATACAAACAGGCCATGTGGCCAGCCGAAGATTATGATTTGTGGAGTAGGATTGTAAATAAAAGCAACGCTCATAACTTACCGGAAGTTTTATTGAGGTATCGTATTAATAGTCAGGGTATCTCTGACACAAATAAGGAATTACAAAATCAGCAAACTGTCATAATTTCTGGTAAGATACGCAAAGATATTATCGGGCTAAATAGGTTATCTCTCTATATAAAACTACTATATCTACAAAAGAGTGGTAAAAAGCTATTGCCAAATTATTCAACAAAAAACTATATAGTTGGATTGGCAACAGGGGTATTGCAAGATATTAGAGATGATACCTTAATAAATAAACTACTATCAATAAAGATAAAGATAATATTAAAATTAGTCGCGAGCTATAGAGATGAAGTCAAAAATTAG